One part of the Ziziphus jujuba cultivar Dongzao chromosome 2, ASM3175591v1 genome encodes these proteins:
- the LOC107415850 gene encoding nuclear ribonuclease Z isoform X2 — protein sequence MAGSESKNSKFDSEEPNSDLDQASRKNMGLNIEGYPVEGLSIGGHETCIIFPTLKLAFDIGRCPQRAISQDFLFISHGHMDHIGGLPMYVATRGLYGMKPPTIIVPTSIKEDVEKLFEVHRKMDQSELNHNLIGLDVGEELQIRRDLKVQAFRTYHVIPSQGYVVFSVKQKLKQEYIGLSGNEIKSLKSSGVESTFVDDSVSVEHSREYGHTHLHEIISHKDKFENKAILLIHFSARYSVKEIQEAVSALPPPLAGRIFALTEGF from the exons ATGGCTGGCAGTGAAAGCAAAAATTCCAAGTTTGACAGTGAGGAGCCCAACTCAGACTTGGACCAAGCTTCAAGGAAAAACATGGGGTTGAATATTGAAGGGTACCCAGTTGAGGGTTTATCCATTGGAGGCCATGAAACTTGTATAATCTTCCCAACCCTCAAGTTAGCCTTCGACATCGGACGCTGCCCCCAGCGTGCCATCTCACAGGATTTCCTTTTCATCTCTCATGGGCACATGGACCACATT GGAGGATTGCCCATGTATGTTGCAACTCGTGGATTATATGGTATGAAGCCCCCTACAATTATTGTACCGACATCTATAAAAGAAGATGTAGAGAAACTATTTGAGGTGCACCGAAAAATGGACCAATCAGAGCTGAACCACAATCTCATTGGCTTGGATGTGG GAGAAGAGTTGCAAATAAGAAGGGATCTTAAAGTACAAGCTTTTAGGACTTACCACGTCATTCCAAGCCAG GGTTACGTAGTTTTCTCTGTAAAACAGAAACTTAAGCAAGAGTATATTGGCCTTTCCGGGAATGAGATTAAAAGCTTGAAATCATCAGGTGTGGAG AGTACCTTCGTTGATGACTCGGTTTCGGTTGAACATTCAAGAGAGTATGGACACACTCATCTACATGAG ATAATTAGTCACAAAGATAAGTTTGAGAACAAAGCAATTCTTCTGATTCACTTTTCAGCTCGATATTCAGTAAAG GAAATTCAAGAAGCTGTATCCGCATTGCCTCCGCCTTTAGCAGGCCGAATTTTTGCACTTACAGAAGGTTTCTAA
- the LOC107415850 gene encoding tRNase Z TRZ1 isoform X1: MAGSESKNSKFDSEEPNSDLDQASRKNMGLNIEGYPVEGLSIGGHETCIIFPTLKLAFDIGRCPQRAISQDFLFISHGHMDHIGGLPMYVATRGLYGMKPPTIIVPTSIKEDVEKLFEVHRKMDQSELNHNLIGLDVGEELQIRRDLKVQAFRTYHVIPSQGYVVFSVKQKLKQEYIGLSGNEIKSLKSSGVEITYTVTEPQIAFTGDTTADFIVDKSNIDVLRAKILVMESTFVDDSVSVEHSREYGHTHLHEIISHKDKFENKAILLIHFSARYSVKEIQEAVSALPPPLAGRIFALTEGF; the protein is encoded by the exons ATGGCTGGCAGTGAAAGCAAAAATTCCAAGTTTGACAGTGAGGAGCCCAACTCAGACTTGGACCAAGCTTCAAGGAAAAACATGGGGTTGAATATTGAAGGGTACCCAGTTGAGGGTTTATCCATTGGAGGCCATGAAACTTGTATAATCTTCCCAACCCTCAAGTTAGCCTTCGACATCGGACGCTGCCCCCAGCGTGCCATCTCACAGGATTTCCTTTTCATCTCTCATGGGCACATGGACCACATT GGAGGATTGCCCATGTATGTTGCAACTCGTGGATTATATGGTATGAAGCCCCCTACAATTATTGTACCGACATCTATAAAAGAAGATGTAGAGAAACTATTTGAGGTGCACCGAAAAATGGACCAATCAGAGCTGAACCACAATCTCATTGGCTTGGATGTGG GAGAAGAGTTGCAAATAAGAAGGGATCTTAAAGTACAAGCTTTTAGGACTTACCACGTCATTCCAAGCCAG GGTTACGTAGTTTTCTCTGTAAAACAGAAACTTAAGCAAGAGTATATTGGCCTTTCCGGGAATGAGATTAAAAGCTTGAAATCATCAGGTGTGGAG ATTACGTACACCGTGACAGAACCTCAAATTGCTTTTACGGGAGACACCACAGCTGACTTTATAGTTGACAAAAGTAACATTGATGTTTTGAGAGCAAAGATTCTAGTTATGGAG AGTACCTTCGTTGATGACTCGGTTTCGGTTGAACATTCAAGAGAGTATGGACACACTCATCTACATGAG ATAATTAGTCACAAAGATAAGTTTGAGAACAAAGCAATTCTTCTGATTCACTTTTCAGCTCGATATTCAGTAAAG GAAATTCAAGAAGCTGTATCCGCATTGCCTCCGCCTTTAGCAGGCCGAATTTTTGCACTTACAGAAGGTTTCTAA